The Impatiens glandulifera chromosome 3, dImpGla2.1, whole genome shotgun sequence genome contains a region encoding:
- the LOC124930989 gene encoding methyl-CpG-binding domain-containing protein 11-like isoform X1, whose protein sequence is MVSISCFVKMATSLEKETLSTAAAEDEVVSLELPAPSGWKKKYTPKMGGTPNKNEIVFTAPTGEDISNRRQLEQYLKGHPGGPAITEFDWGTGETPRRSARISDRVKAKALPHEFESPMKRKRTPTSRKEKEKKVPTEETEEGAKEDGDEETKNDTVMEDEDEKKESVEDTTVEKKEDNPDVEMVDLVEEVDQTPSEAEEKIESEEPPKKSEPVKEEEDKKPEIEVDEIKQTSENVLAGEAASNGKEDEKADEKINTVEEEKKIADEQIDTVEEGKIADEQIDTVKEEKVADEQIDTVEEEKIADEQIDTVEEEKIADEQIDTVEEEKSKITDDQIHTVEEEEEEEKGKIGDGQISTVEAKEEEKSKIGDEKISAVEEKEEKAAEAVENGSHE, encoded by the exons ATG gTTTCAATTTCTTGCTTTGTAAAAATGGCGACCTCACTAGAGAAGGAGACTCTCAGCACTGCTGCTGCTGAAGATGAAGTTGTTTCCTTGGAACTCCCTGCTCCTTCTGGATGGAAGAAGAAg TACACGCCCAAAATGGGAGGAACTCCAAACAAGAACGAAATCGTTTTCACTGCCCCAACAGGGGAGGATATCTCTAACAGAAGACAGTTGGAGCAGTATCTGAAAGGGCATCCTGGCGGCCCAGCCATAACGGAGTTTGATTGGGGAACTGGTGAAACTCCGAGGAGATCTGCGAGAATCAGCGATAGGGTCAAGGCAAAAGCCCTacctcatgaatttgaatctCCAATGAAACGGAAGAGGACTCCAACTTCAAGgaaggaaaaagagaaaaaggtcccaactgaagaaaccgaggAAGGAGCAAAAGAAGATGGTGACGAGGAAACCAAGAATGATACtgttatggaagatgaagaCGAGAAAAAGGAATCTGTTGAAGATACTACAGTcgagaagaaagaagacaatCCCGATGTTGAGATGGTTGATCTTGTTGAAGAAGTGGACCAAACTCCATCTGAGGCTGAAGAGAAGATTGAATCTGAGGAACCACCGAAGAAATCAGAGCCAGTGAAAGAGGAAGAAGACAAGAAACCAGAAATTGAAGTAGATGAGATAAAACAGACTAGTGAAAATGTATTAGCAGGTGAAGCAGCTAGTAATgggaaagaagatgaaaaagcTGATGAGAAAATTAAcacagttgaagaagaaaaaaagatagCTGATGAGCAAATTGATACAGTCGAAGAAGGAAAGATAGCTGATGAGCAAATTGATACAGTCAAAGAAGAAAAGGTAGCTGATGAGCAAATTGATACAGTGGAAGAAGAAAAGATAGCTGATGAGCAAATTGATACAGTGGAAGAAGAAAAGATAGCTGATGAACAAATTGATACAGTCGAAGAAGAAAAGAGTAAGATAACTGATGACCAAATTCACACagtcgaagaagaagaagaagaagaaaagggcAAGATAGGCGATGGACAAATTAGCACAGTGGAAGCAAAAGAGGAAGAAAAGAGCAAGATAGGTGATGAGAAAATTAGCGCAGTcgaggaaaaagaagaaaaggcTGCCGAAGCTGTGGAGAATGGCAGCCATGAGTAG
- the LOC124930989 gene encoding methyl-CpG-binding domain-containing protein 11-like isoform X2, with protein sequence MATSLEKETLSTAAAEDEVVSLELPAPSGWKKKYTPKMGGTPNKNEIVFTAPTGEDISNRRQLEQYLKGHPGGPAITEFDWGTGETPRRSARISDRVKAKALPHEFESPMKRKRTPTSRKEKEKKVPTEETEEGAKEDGDEETKNDTVMEDEDEKKESVEDTTVEKKEDNPDVEMVDLVEEVDQTPSEAEEKIESEEPPKKSEPVKEEEDKKPEIEVDEIKQTSENVLAGEAASNGKEDEKADEKINTVEEEKKIADEQIDTVEEGKIADEQIDTVKEEKVADEQIDTVEEEKIADEQIDTVEEEKIADEQIDTVEEEKSKITDDQIHTVEEEEEEEKGKIGDGQISTVEAKEEEKSKIGDEKISAVEEKEEKAAEAVENGSHE encoded by the exons ATGGCGACCTCACTAGAGAAGGAGACTCTCAGCACTGCTGCTGCTGAAGATGAAGTTGTTTCCTTGGAACTCCCTGCTCCTTCTGGATGGAAGAAGAAg TACACGCCCAAAATGGGAGGAACTCCAAACAAGAACGAAATCGTTTTCACTGCCCCAACAGGGGAGGATATCTCTAACAGAAGACAGTTGGAGCAGTATCTGAAAGGGCATCCTGGCGGCCCAGCCATAACGGAGTTTGATTGGGGAACTGGTGAAACTCCGAGGAGATCTGCGAGAATCAGCGATAGGGTCAAGGCAAAAGCCCTacctcatgaatttgaatctCCAATGAAACGGAAGAGGACTCCAACTTCAAGgaaggaaaaagagaaaaaggtcccaactgaagaaaccgaggAAGGAGCAAAAGAAGATGGTGACGAGGAAACCAAGAATGATACtgttatggaagatgaagaCGAGAAAAAGGAATCTGTTGAAGATACTACAGTcgagaagaaagaagacaatCCCGATGTTGAGATGGTTGATCTTGTTGAAGAAGTGGACCAAACTCCATCTGAGGCTGAAGAGAAGATTGAATCTGAGGAACCACCGAAGAAATCAGAGCCAGTGAAAGAGGAAGAAGACAAGAAACCAGAAATTGAAGTAGATGAGATAAAACAGACTAGTGAAAATGTATTAGCAGGTGAAGCAGCTAGTAATgggaaagaagatgaaaaagcTGATGAGAAAATTAAcacagttgaagaagaaaaaaagatagCTGATGAGCAAATTGATACAGTCGAAGAAGGAAAGATAGCTGATGAGCAAATTGATACAGTCAAAGAAGAAAAGGTAGCTGATGAGCAAATTGATACAGTGGAAGAAGAAAAGATAGCTGATGAGCAAATTGATACAGTGGAAGAAGAAAAGATAGCTGATGAACAAATTGATACAGTCGAAGAAGAAAAGAGTAAGATAACTGATGACCAAATTCACACagtcgaagaagaagaagaagaagaaaagggcAAGATAGGCGATGGACAAATTAGCACAGTGGAAGCAAAAGAGGAAGAAAAGAGCAAGATAGGTGATGAGAAAATTAGCGCAGTcgaggaaaaagaagaaaaggcTGCCGAAGCTGTGGAGAATGGCAGCCATGAGTAG
- the LOC124929855 gene encoding putative methyltransferase DDB_G0268948: MAGLFDKQAEIYADARPTYPKEWYSMLAGLTSSHTLAWDVATGNGQAAIGVAEYYEHVVATEVSKEQLNHVKPHPRIRYEHTPLSLNDDDLVKLVGGEGTVDLITVATAIHWFDLSRFYSVVNRLLRTPGGVLAVWTYSGFEVFPLFDVVFKRFSDTTLPYFDPKVKYVLEEYRTLPFPFERLDLGFEGNPKPMDMKREVSFAGFLRFLRSYSGVTTAKERGVDLLSKEVVGELESAWGGPSLIRKVVYKGWMLIGRVKK, encoded by the exons ATGGCTGGTTTATTCGACAAACAAGCCGAGATATATGCAGACGCGAGGCCTACTTACCCGAAAGAATGGTATTCAATGTTGGCCGGTCTAACCTCTTCCCACACTCTTGCTTGGGATGTAGCCACGGGCAATGGTCAAGCCGCTATCGGT GTTGCCGAGTACTATGAGCATGTTGTCGCAACTGAAGTGAGCAAGGAACAATTAAACCATGTTAAGCCACATCCTAGGATTCGTTACGAACACACTCCACTATCGTTGAATGATGATGATCTTGTAAAGTTGGTTGGGGGTGAAGGTACCGTGGATTTGATCACGGTGGCGACTGCAATTCATTGGTTTGACCTGTCGAGATTTTACTCGGTTGTGAACCGTTTGTTGCGAACCCCTGGGGGAGTATTGGCCGTGTGGACCTATAGTGGTTTCGAGGTTTTCCCTTTGTTTGACGTGGTCTTCAAGCGATTCTCCGACACCACTCTTCCTTATTTTGACCCAAAAGTTAAGTATGTGTTGGAAGAATATCGCACTCTTCCGTTCCCATTCGAAC gtttggaTTTGGGCTTCGAGGGCAACCCCAAGCCCATGGACATGAAAAGGGAGGTGTCGTTCGCGGGTTTCTTAAGGTTTTTGCGTTCATACTCGGGCGTAACCACAGCCAAAGAAAGAGGGGTTGATTTGCTTTCCAAAGAGGTTGTGGGAGAGCTTGAGTCAGCTTGGGGTGGCCCTAGTTTGATTCGAAAAGTGGTTTACAAGGGGTGGATGCTTATAGGACgagtaaaaaaatga